The genomic stretch ATACGATTTCATTTGTAAAAAAAGAACGCACATGAAGTGCGTTCTTTTTTATTGGTATTCAAAAACCGGTTCATCAGCGTCTTCTGAATAGCTGACGAGAAGGTCGTGGTTATCAAAGTACCATAAATCACTTTCTTCAATAAAGAAGGTAATGCCATCAGCTTCTGCAGTGACTCCAGCCTCTTGTGGGGCATCTTTCGCTACACCGAGAGAAAAACCCTTTTGAACGTTGCTGCAGCCTCCATAGCGGACGAAAAAGCGAACCTGGTCTCCGCTTTCCAAATCGAGTTCTTCTT from Bacillus subtilis subsp. subtilis str. 168 encodes the following:
- the yneR gene encoding hypothetical protein (Evidence 4: Unknown function but conserved in other organisms; PubMedId: 22333191, 23176286), which encodes MNMTINEDALNWYKEELDLESGDQVRFFVRYGGCSNVQKGFSLGVAKDAPQEAGVTAEADGITFFIEESDLWYFDNHDLLVSYSEDADEPVFEYQ